A region of Cellulophaga sp. RHA19 DNA encodes the following proteins:
- a CDS encoding sensor histidine kinase gives MNKKINKSDILLMVVYFIISFSIQGLEYYNKDAMLKEYLLDFPTDLITISSIIFLFVFWLIPKFVKEKKYVLFAIFGIVILVTLTGIQFTVGYWTGENDWSKFPTGLDFVIDMINRGASDSAFPFALLLTKKFYEGQNQLLKFEKQQKENELKLLRSQIDPHFLFNNLNTLDSLIDSDTQRAKEYINRLSLIYRYLIKTKDAEVMELAEEIQLAENYMFLIKTRFGNDYDFKIEKETTINDKFIPTGAIQALLENVVKHNKPSAGVSIKTVICVEENALKVSNTKSSIIPKNESFGIGIDNLKARYKLLSDKEVIIINTDKEFTVSIPVIKLIEDN, from the coding sequence ATGAACAAAAAAATAAACAAATCAGATATACTACTTATGGTAGTTTATTTTATAATTTCTTTTTCTATTCAAGGTTTAGAATATTATAATAAAGACGCTATGTTGAAGGAGTATCTTCTAGATTTTCCAACAGATTTAATAACTATAAGTAGTATTATTTTCTTGTTTGTTTTTTGGCTAATACCCAAGTTTGTAAAAGAAAAAAAGTACGTGCTATTTGCAATTTTTGGTATTGTTATTTTAGTGACACTTACAGGAATTCAATTTACAGTAGGGTATTGGACAGGAGAAAACGATTGGAGTAAGTTTCCAACGGGTTTAGATTTTGTAATAGATATGATAAACAGAGGTGCCAGTGATAGTGCTTTTCCTTTTGCATTATTGCTTACTAAAAAGTTCTACGAAGGGCAAAACCAATTGTTAAAGTTTGAAAAACAGCAAAAAGAAAACGAGCTTAAATTACTACGTTCACAAATAGATCCTCATTTTTTGTTTAACAACTTAAATACATTAGATTCTTTAATAGATAGTGATACCCAAAGAGCAAAAGAATATATAAATCGTTTGTCATTAATATACAGGTATTTAATAAAAACAAAAGATGCAGAGGTTATGGAGTTGGCTGAAGAAATTCAACTTGCAGAAAACTATATGTTTTTAATAAAAACGCGCTTTGGTAACGATTACGATTTTAAAATTGAAAAAGAAACAACTATAAACGATAAATTTATACCCACAGGAGCCATACAAGCTTTGTTAGAGAATGTTGTAAAGCATAACAAACCTAGTGCAGGTGTTAGTATAAAAACAGTAATTTGTGTGGAGGAAAACGCTTTAAAAGTAAGTAATACTAAATCTAGTATAATACCTAAAAACGAATCTTTTGGTATAGGTATAGATAATTTAAAAGCACGTTATAAATTACTATCAGATAAAGAGGTGATTATTATAAATACTGATAAGGAATTTACAGTTTCTATTCCAGTAATTAAATTAATTGAAGACAATTAA
- a CDS encoding LytR/AlgR family response regulator transcription factor — MKILILEDEIPAFQKLLSFVKDYFNDEVVYDWARSNAEGKLFLKSNTYDFILSDIQLLDGVSFDLYNEVNIDAPIIFCSAHDEYLFQAFNTNGIAYILKPYTQLDFKKALEKYQALFTKGDYNSLSPKTLTNLKIALQEEHNNYKTRFVIKKANGIQLLNVSEISTIEASGDFCIATDAKGKRHTISLNLGTIHQQLHPNKFFKINRSQIISIDFIDNIESHFKNRLLLKMVGVKEKVMTSSSTTAEFRKWLEQ; from the coding sequence ATGAAAATTTTAATTTTAGAGGATGAAATACCAGCTTTTCAAAAATTACTTTCTTTTGTTAAAGATTATTTTAATGATGAGGTTGTGTATGACTGGGCAAGATCTAACGCAGAAGGTAAGCTATTTTTAAAGAGCAATACATATGATTTTATTTTGTCTGATATTCAATTATTAGATGGTGTTTCTTTTGATTTGTATAATGAGGTTAATATAGATGCGCCAATTATATTTTGCTCTGCGCATGATGAGTATCTTTTTCAGGCATTTAACACAAATGGCATTGCTTATATTTTAAAGCCATACACACAATTAGATTTTAAAAAGGCACTAGAAAAATACCAAGCACTATTTACAAAAGGAGATTACAACTCTTTATCACCAAAAACACTTACAAACCTTAAAATTGCTTTACAAGAAGAGCATAACAATTACAAAACAAGGTTTGTAATTAAAAAAGCAAATGGTATACAACTATTAAATGTGTCCGAAATTAGCACTATAGAAGCATCAGGAGATTTTTGTATTGCTACAGATGCAAAAGGAAAAAGACATACAATATCTTTAAATTTAGGCACAATACACCAACAATTACACCCTAATAAATTTTTTAAAATAAACCGAAGCCAAATTATAAGTATAGATTTTATAGACAATATAGAAAGTCATTTTAAAAACCGATTATTATTAAAAATGGTTGGTGTAAAAGAAAAAGTAATGACAAGCTCATCTACCACAGCAGAATTTAGAAAATGGTTAGAGCAATAA
- the lepA gene encoding translation elongation factor 4: MKNIRNFCIIAHIDHGKSTLADRLLDYTGSVTDREKQDQLLDSMDLERERGITIKSHAIQMDFEYKGEQFVLNLIDTPGHVDFSYEVSRSIAACEGALLIVDAAQSIQAQTISNLYLALENDLEIIPVLNKVDLPSANPEEVTDDIVELLGCAPEDVIHASGKTGFGVDNILAAVIERIPAPVGEIDEPLQALVFDSVYNPFRGVETYFRVINGEIKKGQKIKFVATDKSYFADEVGTLKLTQVIKKSVKAGDVGYLITGIKDAREVKVGDTITDSVNPTKNAIAGFEDVKPMVFAGIYPVDTDEFEELRSSMEKLQLNDASLVFAPESSAALGFGFRCGFLGMLHMEIIQERLEREFNMTVITTVPNVSYHAFTRKDPDIPLIVNNPTDLPDPSSIDRVEEPYIKATIITKSDFVGNVMSLCIEKRGQITNQTYLTPERVELSFDMPLAEIVFDFYDRLKTVSKGYASFDYTPIGMRTSKLVRVDILLNAQPVDALSALIHADNAVHIGKKMCEKLKELIPRQQFDIPIQAAIGAKIISRETTKALRKDVTAKCYGGDISRKRKLLEKQKKGKKRMRQVGNVEVPQEAFMAVLKLND, encoded by the coding sequence ATGAAGAATATTCGAAATTTTTGCATTATTGCACACATAGATCACGGTAAAAGTACCTTAGCAGATAGACTTTTAGACTATACTGGTTCTGTAACAGATCGTGAAAAACAAGATCAGCTTTTAGATAGTATGGATTTGGAGCGAGAACGTGGTATTACCATAAAATCGCACGCCATACAAATGGACTTTGAATATAAAGGAGAACAATTTGTTTTAAATTTAATTGACACTCCTGGCCACGTAGATTTTAGTTACGAGGTGTCTAGATCTATTGCTGCTTGTGAAGGTGCTTTATTAATTGTAGATGCTGCACAAAGTATACAAGCACAAACTATATCTAACTTATATCTTGCTTTAGAAAACGACTTAGAGATAATTCCGGTTCTAAATAAAGTAGATTTACCTAGTGCAAACCCAGAAGAAGTTACAGATGATATTGTAGAACTTTTAGGTTGTGCTCCAGAAGATGTAATACACGCAAGTGGTAAAACCGGCTTTGGTGTAGATAATATTTTAGCTGCTGTAATAGAACGTATTCCTGCGCCTGTTGGTGAAATAGACGAACCTTTACAGGCTTTAGTTTTTGACTCTGTTTATAATCCTTTTAGAGGTGTAGAAACTTATTTTAGAGTTATAAATGGTGAAATTAAAAAAGGACAAAAGATAAAATTTGTAGCTACAGATAAAAGTTATTTTGCAGATGAGGTTGGTACCTTAAAGTTAACGCAGGTAATTAAGAAAAGTGTAAAAGCTGGTGATGTTGGTTACTTAATTACAGGTATTAAAGATGCTCGTGAGGTTAAAGTTGGTGATACTATTACAGACTCTGTTAACCCAACAAAAAATGCAATTGCAGGTTTTGAGGATGTAAAACCAATGGTATTTGCTGGTATTTACCCTGTAGATACAGATGAGTTTGAAGAATTACGTTCTTCAATGGAAAAATTACAGCTAAATGATGCTTCACTGGTATTTGCACCAGAAAGTAGTGCTGCACTTGGTTTTGGCTTTAGATGTGGATTCTTAGGAATGTTACATATGGAGATTATACAAGAACGTCTGGAGCGCGAGTTTAATATGACTGTAATTACTACTGTACCTAACGTTAGTTACCACGCATTTACACGTAAAGACCCAGATATTCCTCTTATTGTTAATAACCCTACAGACTTACCAGACCCATCTAGTATAGACCGTGTAGAGGAACCATATATTAAGGCTACAATTATTACAAAGTCGGACTTTGTTGGTAATGTAATGTCTTTATGTATAGAAAAACGAGGACAAATTACAAACCAAACGTATTTAACGCCAGAGCGTGTAGAGCTATCTTTTGATATGCCACTTGCTGAAATTGTTTTTGATTTTTATGATAGATTAAAAACAGTTTCTAAAGGATATGCCTCTTTTGATTATACGCCAATTGGTATGCGTACCTCTAAATTAGTACGTGTAGATATTTTATTAAATGCACAACCGGTTGATGCTTTATCTGCTCTTATACACGCAGACAATGCAGTACATATTGGTAAAAAAATGTGCGAGAAGTTAAAAGAGTTAATCCCAAGACAACAGTTTGATATTCCTATACAAGCTGCTATTGGAGCAAAAATTATCTCTAGAGAAACAACAAAAGCATTACGTAAAGATGTTACCGCTAAATGTTATGGTGGTGATATATCTAGAAAGCGTAAACTTTTAGAAAAACAGAAAAAAGGTAAAAAACGTATGCGCCAGGTTGGTAACGTAGAAGTACCACAAGAAGCTTTTATGGCTGTGTTAAAACTTAACGATTAA
- a CDS encoding OmpA/MotB family protein encodes MKKISLALAAVVLLGSCVSKKKYVELQQAHGETKSQLTKTAVEKEELEAKFAKIEARVADYNSKINALTEDNDAKLISADGAVISNNVKAKMRETLKNVSPEQLMGAKTLKDSMNLALSHNLKKSIGTNSLNEDDDIAIDIDDTVVMISISDKLLFNTASYNVSNKADAILQKLADVINSEPSIEVMVEGHTDSRSISTPKVTDNWDLSVLRATSIVRKLQTKYNVAPEKLIASGRSSYIPLASNDTKEDRAKNRRTRIVILPNIDKFFALMASNE; translated from the coding sequence ATGAAGAAAATATCATTAGCACTAGCTGCAGTAGTTTTATTGGGATCATGTGTTTCTAAAAAGAAATATGTAGAATTACAACAAGCTCACGGTGAAACTAAAAGTCAATTAACCAAGACTGCAGTAGAAAAGGAAGAGTTAGAAGCTAAATTTGCTAAAATAGAAGCAAGAGTTGCTGATTATAATTCTAAAATAAACGCATTAACAGAAGATAACGATGCAAAATTAATTTCTGCAGATGGTGCAGTTATTAGTAATAACGTTAAAGCTAAAATGCGCGAGACTTTAAAAAATGTTAGTCCAGAACAATTAATGGGTGCAAAAACACTTAAAGATTCTATGAACTTAGCATTGTCTCATAACTTAAAAAAATCTATTGGTACAAATAGCTTAAACGAAGATGATGATATTGCAATTGATATTGATGATACAGTTGTTATGATTTCTATTTCTGATAAGTTATTATTTAACACTGCTAGCTACAACGTAAGCAACAAAGCAGATGCTATTTTACAAAAATTAGCAGACGTTATTAACTCTGAGCCAAGTATTGAAGTTATGGTAGAAGGACACACAGATTCTAGATCTATTAGTACTCCTAAAGTAACAGATAACTGGGACTTAAGTGTATTAAGAGCAACATCTATTGTACGTAAATTACAAACTAAATATAACGTAGCTCCAGAAAAATTAATTGCATCTGGTAGAAGTAGTTATATTCCTTTAGCGTCTAATGACACTAAAGAAGACAGAGCTAAAAACAGAAGAACACGTATTGTAATCTTACCTAACATAGATAAGTTTTTTGCATTAATGGCTTCTAACGAATAA
- a CDS encoding radical SAM protein, giving the protein MSQKNYTYYDFTLSLCPDCLRRVDAKIVFENDKVYMLKNCKEHGRSKVLIADDIEYYKNIRNYNKASEYPKTFNTQTHYGCPYDCGLCPDHEQHSCLTVVEVTDRCNLTCPTCYAGSSPTYGRHRTLEEIKKMLDVIVKNEGEPDVVQISGGEPTIHPNFFEIMDYAKSLPIRHLMVNTNGIKIAKDVAFAEKLATYAPDFEIYLQFDSLDNNVLQTLRGADLADTRLKAIENLNKLNLATTLVVTLQKGLNDHEMGKTIDFALKQKCVRGVTFQPTQIAGRLENFEVDENRITLTEVRRNILEQSPIFEPDDLIPVPCNPDALVMAYALKLGDEVSPLTRYINPDDLLNEGKNTIIYEQDEALHGKMIELFSTGNSVDKASENLKSIMCCLPEIDAPELGYDNLFRIIIMQFIDAHNFDVRAIKKSCVHIVNKDYKIIPFETMNLFYRDDKIDRLKELQKENA; this is encoded by the coding sequence ATGTCGCAAAAAAATTACACTTATTATGATTTTACATTAAGCCTTTGTCCAGATTGTTTAAGGCGCGTAGATGCTAAAATTGTTTTTGAGAATGATAAGGTGTATATGCTTAAAAACTGTAAAGAACACGGTAGGTCTAAGGTTTTAATTGCTGATGATATTGAGTATTATAAAAATATAAGAAACTACAATAAAGCGTCTGAGTATCCTAAAACATTTAACACGCAAACGCATTATGGTTGCCCGTACGACTGTGGTTTGTGTCCAGATCATGAACAACACTCTTGTTTAACCGTTGTAGAGGTTACAGACCGTTGCAACCTTACTTGTCCTACTTGCTACGCAGGTTCTTCGCCAACATATGGCAGACACAGAACATTGGAGGAAATTAAAAAAATGTTAGATGTTATTGTAAAGAATGAAGGTGAGCCAGATGTGGTACAAATTAGTGGTGGTGAGCCTACTATACACCCTAATTTTTTTGAAATTATGGACTATGCCAAGTCTTTACCCATTAGACATTTAATGGTAAATACAAACGGTATTAAAATTGCTAAAGATGTTGCTTTTGCAGAAAAATTAGCAACGTACGCACCAGATTTTGAAATTTATTTGCAGTTTGATTCTTTAGACAATAATGTATTACAAACCCTTAGAGGTGCAGACTTAGCAGATACACGCTTAAAAGCCATAGAAAACCTTAACAAGTTAAATTTAGCTACAACTTTGGTAGTTACACTGCAAAAAGGGTTAAACGACCACGAAATGGGTAAAACCATAGATTTTGCCTTAAAACAAAAGTGTGTTAGGGGTGTTACTTTTCAGCCAACACAAATTGCTGGTAGGTTAGAGAATTTTGAGGTTGATGAAAATAGAATTACACTTACAGAAGTACGCCGTAATATTTTAGAGCAGTCTCCAATTTTTGAACCAGATGATTTAATTCCGGTTCCTTGTAACCCAGATGCTTTGGTTATGGCTTATGCTTTAAAACTAGGTGATGAGGTTAGCCCGTTAACACGTTATATAAATCCAGATGATTTACTAAACGAAGGTAAAAACACCATTATTTATGAGCAAGATGAAGCTTTACACGGTAAAATGATAGAGCTGTTTAGCACAGGAAACTCTGTAGATAAGGCCTCAGAAAATTTAAAATCTATTATGTGTTGCTTGCCAGAGATTGATGCGCCAGAACTAGGATATGACAACCTTTTTAGAATAATAATTATGCAATTTATAGATGCACATAATTTTGATGTACGTGCCATTAAAAAATCTTGTGTACACATTGTAAATAAAGATTATAAAATTATCCCTTTTGAGACTATGAACCTCTTTTATAGAGATGATAAAATAGACCGACTTAAAGAACTACAAAAAGAAAACGCATGA
- a CDS encoding prolipoprotein diacylglyceryl transferase family protein yields MPLQFLLPYEPVVFGYHLNVHLILEYLAFFIGFRYYVFLRKNSTDAISSLNRLSILIGAVFGALFLSRLIGFLENPPLHATQGFIAIVNNKTIMGGLFGGLLGVEIAKKIIGEKTSSGDLFTLPIIVGIIIGRIGCFLSGIKEFTYGVQTSSIFGLDLGDGVLRHPIALYEVVFLILLFIALKTHQNKKISIENGSYFKFFMIAYFLFRFCIEFLKPNEFLILGLSSIQYLCVICFLYYYKFICKTLLYVAKKLHLL; encoded by the coding sequence ATGCCATTACAATTTTTACTGCCTTATGAGCCTGTGGTTTTTGGTTACCACTTAAACGTACACCTTATTTTAGAGTATTTGGCATTTTTTATTGGCTTTAGATATTACGTTTTTCTACGTAAAAATAGTACAGATGCAATTAGTAGCTTAAATAGATTATCTATACTAATAGGTGCTGTTTTTGGTGCGCTATTTTTATCTAGGCTTATAGGTTTTTTAGAAAACCCTCCATTGCACGCTACACAAGGTTTTATTGCTATTGTAAACAATAAAACTATAATGGGTGGTTTATTTGGTGGATTATTAGGGGTAGAAATTGCTAAAAAAATAATTGGAGAGAAAACGTCTTCTGGCGATTTGTTTACACTACCTATAATTGTAGGTATAATTATAGGCCGTATTGGTTGTTTTTTATCTGGTATTAAAGAGTTTACTTATGGTGTGCAAACTTCTTCAATCTTTGGTTTAGATTTAGGTGATGGCGTTCTAAGGCACCCTATTGCGCTGTATGAAGTTGTGTTTTTAATACTACTCTTTATCGCTCTAAAAACACATCAGAATAAAAAAATAAGTATAGAGAACGGTAGTTATTTTAAGTTTTTTATGATTGCGTACTTCTTATTTCGTTTTTGTATTGAATTTTTAAAACCAAATGAGTTTCTAATATTAGGACTAAGTAGTATTCAATATTTATGCGTAATTTGTTTTTTATACTATTATAAATTCATCTGCAAAACACTCTTATATGTCGCAAAAAAATTACACTTATTATGA
- the dusB gene encoding tRNA dihydrouridine synthase DusB, which yields MPKIGDIQLPEFPLLLAPMEDVSDPPFRALCKEQGADVVYTEFISSEGLIRDAAKSVMKLDIYEKERPVGIQIFGANLDSMLRSVEIVEKSNPDIIDINFGCPVKKVVSKGAGAGILKDIDLMVKLTDAMVKHTKLPVTVKTRLGWDADSIKIVEVAERLQDVGCAAIAIHGRTRVQMYKGNADWKPIAQVKNNQRMHIPVFGNGDVDSPEAAVKMRDEYGLDGAMIGRASIGYPWFFNEVKHFIKTGEHKAPPTMQERVDAARRHLQMSIDWKGEKLGVFETRRHYTNYFKGIPDFKQYRMKMVTSDDSVDVFATFDEVLDKFGDHQFS from the coding sequence ATGCCAAAAATAGGAGACATACAGTTACCAGAATTTCCGTTGTTGTTAGCACCAATGGAAGATGTAAGCGACCCACCATTTAGAGCTTTGTGTAAAGAACAAGGAGCAGATGTTGTGTATACAGAGTTTATTTCATCAGAAGGTTTAATACGTGACGCTGCAAAAAGCGTTATGAAATTAGATATTTATGAGAAAGAACGACCTGTAGGAATTCAAATTTTTGGTGCAAACTTAGATTCTATGTTGCGCTCTGTAGAGATTGTAGAAAAATCTAACCCAGATATTATAGACATTAACTTTGGTTGCCCTGTAAAAAAGGTAGTAAGTAAAGGTGCTGGTGCAGGTATTTTAAAAGACATAGATTTAATGGTAAAGCTTACCGATGCAATGGTAAAGCATACCAAATTACCTGTTACGGTAAAAACCCGCTTAGGTTGGGATGCAGACTCTATAAAAATTGTTGAGGTTGCAGAACGTTTACAAGATGTAGGCTGTGCTGCAATAGCAATACACGGCAGAACCAGAGTACAAATGTATAAAGGTAATGCAGACTGGAAACCTATAGCACAGGTTAAAAATAACCAGCGTATGCATATACCTGTTTTTGGCAATGGTGATGTAGACTCTCCTGAAGCTGCTGTAAAAATGAGAGATGAATACGGTTTAGATGGTGCAATGATTGGTAGAGCAAGTATTGGTTATCCGTGGTTTTTTAATGAGGTTAAACACTTTATAAAAACAGGAGAACACAAAGCACCACCAACAATGCAAGAACGCGTAGACGCTGCTCGTAGACACTTACAAATGTCTATAGATTGGAAAGGAGAAAAACTAGGTGTTTTTGAAACCCGTAGGCATTATACCAACTATTTTAAAGGAATACCAGATTTTAAACAGTACCGTATGAAAATGGTAACTAGTGACGACTCTGTAGATGTTTTTGCTACTTTTGATGAGGTTTTAGATAAGTTTGGTGATCATCAGTTTTCTTAA
- a CDS encoding ABC transporter permease, with amino-acid sequence MNFPLYIAKRYVRSKSSQNAVNIINFITFLVIVIGSAALFIVLSGFAGLKTYSLSFSESFDPDLKASPLTGKFISVLPKQETKLHNIEGVLSFSKELEEKVYFLHNEKSHIGYIKGVDSNYNKVTSVDSTLYFGEWLLDSQRGVVGIGIANLLGLTVNNYRSPLQILVPKPKKGAVNQGGFNKTPYNQHNVVVSGMYNVAEDLDKKYLFTSLPVVQKLLEKDSLQISAINFKIDGSKDIGSIKKEIAAVFNQNVILKDRQEQNSTLHRMLNTENLATYLIFTLVLIIALFNVVGAIIMMILDKKENSKTLYYLGATIKELRKIYFVQGTLVTSIGGLVGVFIGSLLIWSQLAFGWLKINAFLAYPVEYKLLNVVIVLATIIVLGLISAKIASSRISKKLITQ; translated from the coding sequence TTGAATTTTCCGCTATACATCGCTAAGCGATATGTACGTTCTAAAAGCAGTCAAAACGCTGTAAACATTATCAATTTTATTACATTTTTAGTAATTGTTATTGGTTCTGCAGCGCTTTTTATTGTATTATCTGGCTTTGCCGGATTAAAAACGTATAGCCTTAGCTTTAGTGAAAGTTTTGATCCTGACTTAAAAGCTTCTCCATTAACCGGAAAATTTATATCGGTTTTACCAAAACAAGAAACCAAATTACATAATATAGAAGGTGTACTTTCTTTTTCTAAAGAACTAGAAGAAAAGGTATACTTTTTACATAACGAAAAAAGCCATATTGGCTACATTAAAGGTGTAGATAGCAATTATAACAAAGTTACAAGCGTAGATAGTACTTTGTACTTTGGTGAGTGGTTACTAGACAGCCAAAGGGGTGTAGTAGGTATTGGTATTGCTAATTTACTAGGCTTAACAGTTAATAATTACAGAAGTCCGTTGCAAATATTGGTGCCAAAACCTAAAAAAGGTGCTGTTAACCAAGGCGGATTTAATAAAACGCCATATAACCAACATAATGTTGTAGTTAGTGGTATGTATAATGTTGCAGAGGACTTAGATAAAAAGTATCTTTTTACAAGTTTACCAGTTGTACAAAAACTACTAGAAAAAGATAGCTTACAGATTTCTGCTATAAATTTTAAGATTGATGGTTCTAAAGATATTGGCAGTATTAAAAAAGAAATTGCTGCTGTTTTTAATCAAAATGTAATTTTAAAAGACAGACAAGAACAAAATAGCACCTTACACCGTATGCTAAACACAGAAAACTTAGCTACATACCTAATTTTTACATTAGTGCTTATAATTGCCTTATTTAATGTTGTAGGTGCAATTATTATGATGATTTTAGATAAAAAAGAAAACTCTAAAACATTATACTACCTTGGGGCTACTATTAAGGAGTTGCGCAAAATTTATTTTGTACAAGGCACACTTGTTACCAGTATTGGTGGTCTGGTTGGTGTTTTTATAGGATCATTACTTATATGGTCTCAACTTGCTTTTGGATGGCTTAAAATAAATGCTTTTTTAGCATACCCAGTAGAGTATAAACTACTAAACGTTGTTATTGTTTTAGCTACTATTATTGTACTAGGATTAATATCTGCTAAAATTGCAAGTAGTAGAATTAGTAAAAAATTAATTACACAATAA
- the rbfA gene encoding 30S ribosome-binding factor RbfA: METQRQKKIGGVIQKDIADILQRAVIDGGLRGTLISVSKVVVTTDLSIAKVYISIFPHKNADELLEGIRSNQPLIKHELAQRTKNQLRRVPELLFFIDDSLEYIDGIEKSLKGEDNPIENPDLLERRKKS; the protein is encoded by the coding sequence ATGGAAACTCAAAGACAGAAAAAAATAGGAGGCGTAATACAAAAAGATATCGCAGATATCTTACAACGCGCGGTGATTGATGGTGGTTTGCGTGGTACACTTATATCTGTTTCTAAGGTGGTTGTTACTACAGATTTATCTATAGCTAAAGTATATATTAGTATTTTTCCGCATAAAAATGCAGACGAACTTTTAGAAGGTATACGATCTAACCAACCATTAATAAAACATGAACTTGCACAACGTACCAAAAACCAATTGCGTCGTGTACCAGAATTGCTATTTTTTATAGACGATTCTTTAGAGTACATAGACGGTATAGAAAAATCTTTAAAGGGAGAGGATAACCCTATAGAAAATCCAGATTTACTAGAACGCAGAAAAAAATCTTAA
- the mce gene encoding methylmalonyl-CoA epimerase, translating to MQKIEHIGIAVKDLKASNLLFEKLLGTPSYKEEEVASEGVKTSFFMQGPNKIELLEATKEDSPIAKFIAKKGEGVHHIAFAVDDIVAEIARLKAEGFVVLNETPKKGADNKLVAFLHPKGTNGTLIELCQEAPAPLK from the coding sequence ATGCAAAAAATAGAACATATAGGAATAGCAGTTAAAGATTTAAAAGCGTCTAATTTGCTGTTTGAAAAATTGTTGGGCACACCAAGTTATAAAGAAGAAGAAGTAGCGTCTGAGGGTGTTAAAACCTCTTTTTTTATGCAAGGCCCAAATAAAATTGAACTGTTAGAGGCAACTAAAGAAGATAGCCCTATTGCAAAATTTATAGCTAAAAAAGGCGAAGGTGTACACCATATAGCATTTGCAGTAGATGATATTGTTGCAGAAATTGCACGTTTAAAAGCCGAAGGTTTTGTGGTTTTAAACGAAACACCTAAAAAAGGTGCAGATAATAAACTAGTTGCTTTTTTACATCCAAAGGGTACAAACGGCACATTAATAGAGCTTTGCCAAGAAGCACCAGCACCATTAAAATAA
- a CDS encoding nucleoid-associated protein translates to MELNKIVLHQVIKEKLGKPSLKLSKSLLPINPTTEEFVQRIIKSYSSKNPTYGIFEADLTLYPFQTYINNYVTGGDFLDFTVKSMKILEKEISGPTTTGGYVVFIHYTEKGFDFLTSVMLDNSNQFSVDDIDLTIKKLLGLDIDRLARANRVNINKWKAGGEQYLSFIKGTRNISRYFQRFIGSTDLTSSKQNTDKLKVALQSYMADKGYNDDQKRSIYSKVRNYSLKKVGDDQDLELRAISVLVNEIEPDDFIEYISERDDLEVSGVFRVTQKAHLKFLNRIIVREKGYLLEFNRDLIKSNKIIKEGNDIIIKDIPADILKNF, encoded by the coding sequence ATGGAACTAAATAAAATTGTTTTACACCAAGTGATAAAAGAAAAACTAGGGAAGCCTTCACTAAAATTATCTAAATCTTTATTACCGATTAACCCGACTACAGAAGAATTTGTGCAGAGGATAATAAAAAGTTATTCATCTAAAAATCCTACTTATGGAATCTTTGAAGCTGACTTGACTCTTTACCCTTTTCAAACTTATATTAATAATTATGTAACAGGTGGTGATTTCTTAGATTTCACTGTTAAATCTATGAAGATTTTAGAAAAGGAGATTAGCGGACCGACTACTACAGGTGGCTATGTTGTTTTTATTCATTATACAGAAAAAGGTTTTGACTTTTTAACATCTGTTATGCTGGATAATTCTAATCAATTTTCTGTAGATGATATCGATCTTACAATTAAAAAATTACTAGGTTTAGACATTGATAGACTTGCAAGGGCAAATAGAGTTAACATCAACAAATGGAAAGCTGGAGGGGAACAATATTTATCTTTCATAAAGGGAACGAGAAATATATCTCGTTACTTTCAGAGATTTATCGGAAGCACAGATTTAACATCCTCAAAACAAAACACTGATAAGTTAAAAGTTGCTTTACAATCCTATATGGCTGATAAAGGTTATAATGATGACCAAAAAAGGAGTATTTATAGTAAAGTAAGAAATTATTCATTAAAAAAAGTAGGGGATGACCAAGACCTTGAACTTAGAGCAATTTCAGTACTAGTTAATGAAATTGAACCAGATGATTTTATTGAATATATTTCAGAAAGAGATGATTTAGAAGTAAGTGGGGTTTTTAGAGTAACACAAAAAGCTCATTTAAAATTTCTCAATAGAATAATAGTCAGAGAAAAAGGATACTTACTTGAATTTAACAGAGACTTAATAAAATCGAATAAAATTATTAAAGAAGGGAACGACATTATTATAAAAGATATTCCAGCTGATATTCTTAAAAATTTCTAA